One window of Halorussus sp. MSC15.2 genomic DNA carries:
- a CDS encoding GAF domain-containing protein yields the protein MTRRNDETPTALLRDVLEEFDCTSGTLHRAEGDELTLVAQEGIPDTVVAEIETIPFGKGMAGLAAERREPVQVCNLQTDDSGVVEPGARETMLEGSIAAPIIGLSGTLEGTLGIAKLEPYEFTPTERDRLMRVGARIAQRL from the coding sequence ATGACGCGGCGGAACGACGAGACCCCGACGGCGCTTCTGCGCGACGTTTTGGAGGAGTTCGACTGCACCTCGGGGACCCTCCATCGGGCGGAGGGCGACGAACTGACGCTCGTGGCTCAGGAGGGAATCCCGGATACCGTCGTCGCCGAAATCGAGACGATTCCGTTCGGCAAAGGCATGGCGGGGCTGGCGGCCGAGCGTCGGGAACCGGTGCAGGTATGCAACCTACAGACCGACGACTCCGGCGTCGTCGAACCCGGTGCGCGCGAGACGATGTTGGAAGGGTCCATCGCCGCTCCGATTATCGGGTTGAGCGGCACGCTCGAAGGAACCCTCGGAATCGCCAAACTTGAGCCGTACGAGTTCACGCCGACGGAGCGCGACCGATTGATGCGTGTTGGCGCACGAATCGCCCAGCGTCTCTGA